In Trifolium pratense cultivar HEN17-A07 linkage group LG7, ARS_RC_1.1, whole genome shotgun sequence, a genomic segment contains:
- the LOC123898110 gene encoding scarecrow-like protein 32, producing the protein MHVHMKAELKAASISFQNQTLFNTHQTTPPLPEPEALKGCLGSLDGACIEKLLLHCASALESNDITLAQQVMWVLNNVASPLGDTNQRLTSWFLRALISRASRICPVSMNFKGSNIIQRRLMSVTELAGYVDLIPWHRFGFCASNNEIFKAIKGFKRVHILDFSITPCMQWPTFIDSLAKLQEGPPSLRITVPFFRPMVPPLVNISIHEVGQRLGNFAKFKDVPFEFNVIGDNVSLTSEELSNIESTNFHFESMLNLLNPNMLSLREDEALVINCQNWLRYLSDDRKSQNISIRDAFINLVKGLNPQIVLLVDEDCDLSSSSLTSRITASFNHLWIPFDALDTFLPKDSCQRTEFESDIGQKIENIISYEGNQRIERLESGLQMSQRMKNAGYFSVPFCDETILEVKGLLDEHASGWGMKKDESILVLTWKGNSCVYATAWVPNEIRDHIGLNAHV; encoded by the coding sequence ATGCACGTCCACATGAAAGCTGAGTTAAAAGCAGCATCAATTTCCTTCCAAAACCAAACACTCTTCAACACACACCAAACCACTCCTCCTCTACCTGAACCAGAAGCACTTAAAGGTTGTCTAGGAAGCTTAGATGGAGCATGTATTGAAAAGCTTTTACTTCATTGTGCAAGTGCTTTAGAAAGCAATGACATAACCTTAGCTCAACAAGTTATGTGGGTCTTAAACAACGTTGCTTCACCCTTAGGTGACACAAATCAAAGACTTACTTCATGGTTCCTTAGAGCATTAATCTCTAGAGCTTCAAGAATTTGTCCTGTTTCAATGAATTTCAAAGGAAGTAACATAATTCAAAGAAGATTGATGTCGGTTACCGAACTCGCCGGGTATGTTGATTTAATTCCTTGGCATAGGTTTGGATTTTGTGCTTCAAATAATGAAATTTTCAAAGCAATTAAAGGATTTAAAAGGGtacatattttagattttagcATAACACCTTGTATGCAATGGCCTACTTTTATAGATTCTTTGGCTAAATTACAAGAAGGTCCTCCTTCACTTAGAATCACAGTTCCATTTTTTAGGCCAATGGTTCCTCCTTTGGTCAATATCTCAATACATGAAGTTGGTCAACGTTTAGGTAATTTTGCAAAGTTTAAGGATGTCCCTTTTGAATTTAATGTTATTGGAGATAATGTTTCATTGACTTCTGAAGAATTGAGCAATATTGAAtcaacaaattttcattttgaatcAATGTTGAATCTCTTGAATCCTAACATGTTAAGTCTTAGGGAAGATGAAGCTTTGGTTATAAATTGTCAAAATTGGCTACGATATTTGTCCGATGATCGAAAAAGTCAAAATATTTCGATTCGAGACGCTTTTATAAATTTAGTTAAAGGACTTAACCCTCAAATTGTGCTATTGGTTGATGAGGATTGTGATCTTAGTTCATCAAGTTTAACATCAAGAATTACAGCTTCTTTTAACCATTTATGGATACCCTTTGATGCATTAGACACTTTTTTACCTAAAGATAGTTGTCAAAGGACAGAGTTTGAATCTGACATAGGACAAAAAATTGAGAACATTATAAGCTATGAAGGGAATCAAAGAATTGAGAGATTGGAATCAGGGTTGCAAATGTCACAGAGAATGAAAAATGCTGGTTACTTTAGTGTTCCATTTTGTGATGAAACTATTTTGGAAGTTAAGGGTTTGCTTGATGAACATGCTAGTGGATGGGgaatgaaaaaggatgaaaGCATCTTGGTTCTTACATGGAAAGGAAATAGTTGTGTGTACGCGACCGCTTGGGTCCCTAACGAAATTAGGGATCATATCGGTTTGAATGCACATGTGTAG
- the LOC123894610 gene encoding histone-lysine N-methyltransferase ATXR3-like, with translation MGDGGVACMPLQYIMEKLSSSEKTHCGGSNGNGFNSKLLKFSDSERKNMKSRKSELGLDRVSKRSSGDFENGEMICGDKVLKEEVEEGELVTTTSKWPRSEIEVENGEFLPEMNLMPRRSEIENGDRWKSREFEKGEIHSWKWRRDDVERGEIVSEKGRRGENQYGPWRGMNHDVEKGEFVPDRWYKGEMGKNDYGNSSNRRHYSGKDKGWKFQRERTPPPSWRYTGEDSFRKKEFINRSGNQQAKNSPRWENAQQRNVRISSKIVDDEKNVYNNGKDHTRDYTSSGSRLKRLGNDFDSYERKHSADFTSLKSRRLSDDSYRCGYSENYSRRPEEQSYRNNNSTRLSAEKYSSRNHESSLSARPAYDRHERSPVHSEWSPRDRSRYYDHRDRTPVRRSPFGRERSPYSREKSPHGRERSPHVRERSPYTMSWDRSRQHDHKLKTPARTEQSPQDQRWRQHDHKLKSPARTEQSPQDQGWRQHDHKLRSPARTEQSPQDQGWRPHDHKLRSPVRTEKSPQDQGWRHDRRDLTPNLVEQSPLDRTRKDVHEETSCKTSSSETHNSPNSCKSDEDKHIQRDSNCSVTESQGERNIQNINESIEKDISSSQPVDVEEQQSCSPTVNKKESPHCEPQPPPDELLSMEEDMDICDTPPHVPMVTDLSSGKWFYLDYEGIENGPAKLCDIKVLVDEGVLMSDHFIKHLDSDRWLTVENAASPLVAQSFPSIVSDTITQLVNPPEASGNLLADTADIQSGPENHPEMLAPTRPHIHPNESVLTSERLDNFYIDERVQNLLEGYDVIPGMELEAVKEALHMKFEYVKEEGLGDYEGFPWHVSCNREDCDSSTDLASRDSESQISISFDNKDNGLGIGIPNDWFSTRWSCKGGDWKRNDDAQDRSSRKKLVLNNGFPLCHMPKSRCEDPRWPEKDDLYFPSQNRRLDLPLWAVGVDEWVDFNAASRSVQSKPPFVKGVKGNVLSVVRINACVVNDQGLLLSDSRHQTRGKDRQHPRSTRPFTSTSDSRRSSTEEDSQSKSVSDQGSYQSTEFISVPKDHLCTIQELQLHLGDWYYIDGSGREKGPSSFSELQYLVDQGIIKRHSSVFRKCDKLWVPIASAAETSNVCHTSHQKSSSTLGACSDHLSKQTQGVFYDEFHTSSSLFNRIHPQFVGFTRGRLHELVMKSYKSRELAAAINEVLDPWINAKQPKKDIEKQIYWKSEGDTRAAKRARMLVDDSEEDSGLEDDVTIDKNEPTFEDLCGDATFPKEEVGIADSEVGSWGLLDGPVLARIFHFLRSDFKSLVFASMTCKHWSAAVRFYKEVSIQVNLSSLGHSCTDTVLWNIMNAYEKAKINSIILMGCNNITADMLEKLLLSFPGLCTIDIRGCSQFAELTPKFTNVKWIKSRSSRKDRIAEEPHKIRSLKHITEQASSTSKSSNLGMDDFGQLKEYFESVEKRDSAKQLFRQNLYKRSKLYDARKSSSILSRDARTRRWAIKKSESGFKRMEEFLASRLKEIMKTNSCDFFVPKVAEIEAKMKSGYYSSHGLSSVKEDINRMCRDAMKLKNRSDASDMNQLVTLFLQLTTQLEASSKNVHGRDVLLKSWDNDLPPMLSSTSSKYKKSRLVNERKYRSNGKHNVLDHVEYTSDREIRRRLSKLNKKSMDSESETSDDLDRSFEDEKSDSDTTAESESDHEVRSQIMVREPRGDGCFSPEEELDFITDDREWGARMTKASLVPPVTRKYEVIDHYCIVADEEEVQRKMRVSLPDDYAEKLSAQKNGTEESDMELPEVKSFKPRKQLGDEVIEQEVYGIDPYTHNLLLDSMPEELDWSLQEKHLFIEDMLLRTLNTHVRSSTGTGNTPMSYPLQPVIDDIKRRAEEGCDTRMIRMCQGILKAIDSRPDDKYVAYRKGLGVVCNKEEGFSQDDFVVEFLGEVYPVWKWFEKQDGIRSLQKDSTDPAPEFYNIYLERPKGDADGYDLVVVDAMHKANYASRICHSCRPNCEAKVTAVDGQYQIGIYSVRKIQHGEEITFDYNSVTESKEEYEASVCLCGSQVCRGSYLNLTGEGAFQKVLKDSHGILDRHYLMLEACESNSVSEEDYNDLGRAGLGSCLLGGLPDWLVAYAARLVRFINFERTKLPEEILKHNLDEKRKYFSDVCLDVERSDAEVQAEGVYNQRLQNLAVTLDKVRYVMRCIFGDPRKAPPPLEKLSPEEVVSSLWKGEGSFVEELLQCIAAHVEEGILNDLKSKIHAHDPSSSADIQKELRKSLLWLRDEIRSLSCTYKCRHDAAADLLHIYAYTKYFFRIQEYQTITSPPVHISPLDLGPKYTNKLGAEIQEYRKVYGENYCLGQLIFWHNQSNTYPDQNLLRASRGCLSLPDISSFYAKAQNPSQNRVYGPRTVRSMLARMEKQPQRSWPKDQIWSFRSSPKFFGSPMLDAVINNSTLDREMIHWLKHRPEAMWDR, from the exons ATGGGCGATGGAGGTGTCGCATGCATGCCTTTGCAGTATATTATGGAGAAATTATCGAGTTCAGAGAAAACGCATTGCGGAGGCAGTAATGGGAATGGCTTCAACTCCAAGTTGCTTAAGTTTTCTGATAGTGAAAGGAAGAATATGAAGTCGAGGAAGAGTGAATTAGGGTTGGATAGAGTGAGTAAAAGGAGTAGTGGTGATTTTGAGAATGGTGAAATGATATGTGGTGATAAGGTGTTGAAGGAAGAAGTGGAAGAAGGTGAGTTGGTTACTACTACTTCCAAGTGGCCTAGAAGTGAAATTGAAGTTGAAAATGGAGAGTTTTTGCCGGAGATGAATTTGATGCCGAGACGAAGTGAGATTGAGAACGGGGATAGATGGAAATCAAGGGAGTTTGAGAAGGGAGAGATTCATTCTTGGAAGTGGAGAAGAGATGACGTGGAAAGAGGGGAGATAGTTTCTGAGAAGGGTAGGAGAGGAGAAAATCAATATGGACCATGGAGAGGTATGAATCATGATGTTGAGAAGGGAGAATTTGTTCCGGATAGATGGTATAAGGGTGAAATGGGGAAGAATGATTATGGTAACAGCAGTAACCGAAGACATTATTCAGGTAAGGACAAAGGGTGGAAATTTCAACGCGAACGTACTCCACCACCTTCTTGGAGATATACAGGTGAAGATTCTTTTAGGAAGAAAGAGTTCATTAATAGAAGCGGGAATCAGCAAGCGAAAAATTCTCCCAGGTGGGAGAATGCACAGCAGAGGAATGTAAGGATCAGTTCAAAGATTGTAGATGACGAGAAAAATGTTTATAACAATGGTAAGGATCATACACGAGATTACACTTCTTCTGGAAGTCGCTTGAAGAGGCTCGGTAATGATTTTGACAGCTATGAGCGGAAGCATTCTGCAGATTTTACAAGTTTAAAAAGTCGAAGGCTTTCTGATGATAGCTATCGCTGTGGTTATTCAGAGAACTATTCTCGTCGCCCTGAGGAACAGTCTTATAGAAATAATAATTCTACTAGACTATCTGCTGAAAAGTATTCTTCTAGAAATCATGAATCTTCTTTGTCTGCAAGACCAGCTTATGACAGGCATGAACGCAGTCCTGTTCATTCTGAGTGGTCCCCACGTGACCGAAGCAGGTATTATGATCATAGAGACCGCACTCCAGTTCGCCGATCCCCCTTTGGTCGTGAGAGATCTCCATATAGCCGGGAGAAATCCCCCCATGGTCGGGAGAGATCTCCCCATGTTCGGGAGAGGTCCCCATATACGATGAGCTGGGACAGAAGTCGACAGCATGACCATAAGTTGAAAACTCCAGCACGCACCGAGCAGTCACCCCAAGATCAACGTTGGCGACAGCATGATCATAAGTTGAAAAGTCCAGCACGCACCGAGCAGTCACCCCAAGATCAAGGATGGCGACAGCATGATCATAAGTTGAGAAGTCCAGCACGCACTGAGCAGTCACCCCAAGATCAAGGTTGGCGACCGCATGATCATAAGTTGAGAAGTCCAGTACGCACCGAGAAGTCGCCACAAGATCAAGGTTGGCGTCATGATCGCAGGGATTtgactccaaatttagtggaacAATCCCCCCTTGATCGAACTAGGAAAGATGTTCATGAAGAAACAAGTTGCAAAACCTCATCAAGTGAAACGCATAACTCCCCAAATAGTTGTAAGAGTGATGAAGATAAGCACATTCAAAGGGATTCAAATTGTTCAGTTACAGAATCTCAAGGTGAAAGAAACATCCAAAACATCAATGAGTCAATTGAGAAAGATATTAGTAGTAGTCAACCTGTTGACGTTGAGGAACAGCAGTCCTGTAGCCCAACTGTTAACAAGAAAGAATCTCCTCACTGTGAGCCACAACCACCTCCTGATGAGCTGCTTTCAATGGAAGAAGATATGGACATTTGTGATACCCCTCCTCATGTCCCTATGGTGACAGATTTGTCATCAGGGAAATGGTTTTACCTTGACTATGAAGGTATAGAAAATGGGCCTGCTAAATTGTGTGACATCAAGGTCCTTGTTGATGAAGGGGTACTAATGTCAGATCACTTTATCAAGCACTTGGATAGTGATAGATGGTTAACAGTTGAAAATGCAGCGTCACCATTGGTTGCTCAGAGTTTTCCTTCAATTGTGTCAGATACAATAACTCAGCTTGTAAATCCTCCGGAAGCTTCTGGTAATCTTTTGGCCGATACTGCAGATATTCAATCTGGTCCTGAGAATCATCCGGAAATGCTGGCCCCCACGCGGCCACACATACACCCTAATGAGAGTGTGCTTACGTCTGAACGTTTGGACAACTTCTACATTGATGAAAGAGTTCAAAATCTGTTGGAGGGTTATGATGTCATTCCTGGGATGGAACTTGAGGCAGTAAAAG AAGCTTTGCATATGAAATTTGAATATGTGAAAGAGGAAGGATTAGGAGACTATGAAG GTTTTCCTTGGCATGTTTCCTGCAATAGGGAAGATTGTGATTCAAGTACTGATTTAGCATCAAGAGATTCTGAATCTCAGATAAGTATATCTTTTGACAACAAGGATAATGGACTTGGCATTGGCATTCCTAATGATTGGTTTTCCACTCGTTGGTCATGCAAAGGTGGCGACTGGAAGAGGAATGATGATGCCCAAGATAGATCTTCTAGGAAAAAACTTGTTCTAAATAATGGTTTTCCATTGTGCCATATGCCAAAGTCTAGATGTGAAGATCCTCGATGGCCTGAAAAAGATGACTTGTATTTTCCTTCTCAAAACAGGAGGCTTGATCTCCCTTTGTGGGCTGTTGGTGTTGATGAGTGGGTTGATTTCAATGCTGCAAGTAGGTCAGTACAAAGTAAGCCTCCTTTTGTCAAAGGAGTGAAAGGTAATGTTCTTTCGGTGGTAAGAATAAATGCATGCGTTGTCAATGACCAGGGATTGTTGCTCTCTGACTCACGCCACCAGACCCGAGGCAAGGATAGACAGCATCCAAGGTCAACTCGGCCATTCACTTCAACCAGCGATAGTAGGAGATCATCAACTGAAGAAGATTCTCAGTCAAAATCAGTTAGTGATCAGGGTTCTTACCAAAGCACGGAGTTCATTAGTGTCCCTAAAGACCATCTCTGTACTATCCAGGAGTTGCAGCTACATTTGGGTGACTGGTATTACATTGATGGTTCTGGGCGTGAGAAAGGGCCTTCATCATTTTCAGAGCTACAATATTTAGTAGATCAAGGAATTATAAAAAGGCATAGCAGTGTTTTTAGGAAATGTGATAAACTCTGGGTTCCTATTGCTTCTGCCGCAGAAACTTCAAATGTCTGCCACACGAGCCACCAAAAAAGCAGTTCAACGTTGGGTGCATGCTCTGATCATCTGTCAAAGCAAACTCAAGGTGTTTTCTATGATGAGTTTCACACAAGTTCAAGTTTGTTTAACAGAATTCACCCTCAATTTGTTGGTTTTACTCGTGGGAGGCTGCATGAACTGGTTATGAAATCATACAAGAGCCGGGAGTTGGCCGCTGCTATAAATGAGGTTTTAGATCCTTGGATCAATGCAAAACAACCGAAGAAAGATATTGAGAAACAGATATATTGGAAATCAG AAGGCGACACACGAGCTGCCAAAAGAGCCCGGATGCTGGTTGATGATAGTGAAGAAGACAGTGGTTTGGAAGATGATGTTACCATTGACAAGAATGAACCCACTTTTGAGGATCTATGTGGTGATGCTACTTTTCCCAAAGAAGAAGTTGGTATCGCTGATTCTGAAGTTGGAAGCTGGGGCTTATTGGATGGTCCAGTTTTGGCACGGATTTTCCACTTTTTGAGATCTGACTTTAAGTCCCTTGTATTTGCATCAATGACCTGCAAGCATTGGAGTGCTGCTGTAAGGTTTTACAAGGAAGTTTCAATACAGGTCAATTTGTCATCCTTAGGGCATTCTTGCACTGATACTGTGTTGTGGAACATTATG AATGCTTATGAGAAAGCCAAGATCAATTCTATAATTCTAATGGGCTGTAACAATATTACGGCTGACATGCTTGAGAAACTTCTTCTTTCATTTCCCGGTTTATGTACCATAGACATCAGAGGATGCAGCCAGTTTGCTGAGCTAACTCCTAAGTTTACCAATGTGAAATGGATCAAGAGCAGAAGTTCACGCAAGGATAGAATTGCAGAGGAGCCTCATAAAATTAGAAGCCTTAAACATATTACAGAGCAAGCTTCGTCTACTTCCAAATCCAGCAATTTAGGAATGGATGATTTTGGTCAGTTGAAGGAGTATTTTGAAAGTGTTGAAAAGAGAGACTCAGCAAAGCAATTATTTCGTCAAAACCTATACAAGCGGTCCAAACTTTATGATGCCAGAAAGTCCTCTTCCATTCTATCTAGGGATGCTCGGACAAGGCGTTGGGCAATTAAGAAGTCTGAAAGCGGTTTTAAGAGGATGGAAGAATTCCTTGCTTCAAGACTAAAGGAAATCATGAAGACAAACTCCTGTGACTTCTTTGTGCCCAAG GTTGCAGAAATTGAGGCCAAAATGAAAAGTGGTTATTACAGTAGCCATGGATTGAGCTCTGTCAAAGAGGACATAAATAGAATGTGCCGTGATGCAATGAA ATTGAAAAATCGGAGTGATGCTAGTGACATGAATCAACTTGTCACATTATTTCTTCAGCTGACAACACAGTTGGAAGCAAGTTCTAAGAATGTGCACGGTAGAGACGTCCTACTGAAGTCATGGGACAATGACTTGCCACCAATGTTAAGCTCTACTTCCTCGAAGTATAAGAAAAGTAGATTAGTGAATGAAAGGAAGTACAGGAGTAATGGAAAACATAATGTTTTGGACCATGTAGAGTATACCTCTGATAGAGAAATTAGGAGGCGCTTATCAAAGTTGAATAAGAAATCCATGGACTCAGAGAGTGAAACATCTGATGATCTTGATAGGTCTTTTGAAGATGAAAAGAGTGACAGTGATACTACGGCTGAGTCTGAAAGTGACCATGAAGTACGTTCACAAATTATGGTTAGGGAGCCAAGAGGGGATGGATGCTTCTCACCAGAGGAAGAGTTGGATTTTATAACTGATGACCGGGAGTGGGGTGCTCGAATGACGAAAGCAAGCCTGGTTCCTCCAGTTACCAGGAAATATGAAGTCATTGATCATTATTGCATTGTAGCTGATGAGGAGGAGGTGCAGAGGAAGATGCGGGTTTCATTACCAGATGATTATGCAGAGAAGCTGAGTGCGCAAAAGAATGGCACAGAGGAGTCAGATATGGAACTTCCCGAAGTCAAAAGTTTCAAACCTAGGAAGCAGCTTGGAGACGAGGTTATTGAGCAAGAAGTTTATGGAATTGATCCTTACACACACAACCTTTTGCTTGATTCTATGCCAGAGGAGCTAGATTGGTCTCTGCAGGAGAAGCATTTGTTTATAGAAGACATGCTCCTTCGAACATTGAATACGCATGTTAGGAGCTCTACTGGAACTGGAAATACTCCAATGAGCTACCCTTTGCAGCCTGTTATTGATGATATTAAAAGACGTGCTGAAGAAGGTTGTGATACAAGAATGATTAGAATGTGTCAAGGTATTCTAAAGGCCATCGACAGTCGTCCAGATGACAAATATGTAGCTTATAGAAAG GGGCTTGGTGTTGTTTGCAACAAGGAAGAAGGCTTCTCTCAAGATGATTTTGTTGTGGAGTTTCTGGGAGAG GTTTATCCTGTGTGGAAGTGGTTTGAGAAACAAGATGGGATTCGATCTCTGCAGAAAGATAGTACAGATCCAGCACCAGAATTCTACAACATCTACCTTGAGAGACCAAAG GGCGATGCTGATGGGTACGACTTAGTTGTCGTTGATGCCATGCACAAGGCTAATTATGCCAGTCGAATATGTCATTCTTGCCGACCCAATTGTGAAGCCAA AGTCACTGCTGTTGATGGTCAGTATCAAATTGGTATTTATAGTGTTCGTAAAATTCAACATGGCGAGGAGATCACATTTGATTACAATTCTGTTACTGAG AGCAAGGAGGAGTATGAAGCATCAGTTTGTCTGTGTGGAAGCCAAGTATGCCGTGGGAGCTATCTGAATCTGACTGGTGAAGGGGCTTTTCAAAAG GTTCTGAAGGACTCGCATGGAATTCTTGATCGGCATTATTTGATGCTAGAAGCTTGTGAATCAAACTCTGTGTCTGAAGAGGACTATAATGACCTCGGAAGAGCTGGTTTAGGAAGTTGTTTGCTTGGGGGCTTGCCAGATTGGCTTGTTGCCTATGCAGCTCGCCTT GTGAGATTCATCAATTTTGAAAGAACTAAACTTCCCGAAGAAATTCTGAAGCATAATCTGGAcgaaaagagaaaatatttttcagaTGTATGTCTTGACGTTGAAAGAAGTGATGCTGAGGTTCAG GCGGAGGGAGTGTACAACCAAAGACTTCAGAATCTTGCTGTCACTCTGGATAAG GTAAGGTATGTTATGAGATGTATTTTTGGTGATCCGCGGAAAGCACCACCTCCTCTCGAGAAGCTCAGTCCTGAAGAAGTTGTTTCATCTCTCTGGAAAGGAGAGGGCTCATTTGTTGAGGAACTTCTTCAGTGCATAGCTGCTCATGTAGAAGAAGGCATCTTGAATGATCTCAAATCCAAAATCCATGCTCATGATCCTTCAAGTTCGGCAGATATTCAGAAAGAGCTTCGGAAATCTCTATTATG GTTGAGGGATGAGATTCGAAGTCTTTCTTGTACATATAAATGTCGGCATGATGCTGCTGCTGACTTACTCCATATTTATGCTTATACCAAGTACTTCTTTAGAATACAG GAATATCAAACCATTACTTCACCGCCTGTCCATATTAGTCCACTTGACTTAGGCCCCAAGTATACTAACAAGTTGGGAGCAGAGATTCAGGAGTACCGAAAGGTATATGGTGAAAACTATTGTTTAGGGCAGCTGATTTTTTGGCATAATCAGAGTAATACATATCCAGATCAGAACTTGCTTAGAGCAAGCAGGGGGTGTTTGTCTTTACCAGACATCAGTTCCTTTTATGCCAAGGCTCAGAACCCATCACAGAATCGTGTTTATGGTCCAAGGACTGTCAGATCTATGTTGGCAAGAATG GAGAAGCAGCCCCAGAGATCTTGGCCCAAAGATCAGATATGGTCGTTTAGAAGTTCTCCGAAATTCTTTGGCAGCCCAATGTTAGATGCTGTAATAAATAACTCTACACTGGACAGAGAGATGATTCATTGGCTGAAGCATAGACCTGAAGCCATGTGGGACCGTTAA
- the LOC123900095 gene encoding uncharacterized protein LOC123900095, with protein sequence MARGLGIFLCLLIVIMDATAGILGIEAEIAQNKVKHLRLWIFECRDPSHKAFMLGLGATVLLALAHVIANLLGGCNCLCSQELQKSSPNRQLSMACLILTWIVLAVGLSMLVIGTTSNNKSRGSCGFTHHHFLSIGGILCFVHGLFSVAYYVSATAS encoded by the exons ATGGCTAGAGGATTAGGCATTTTTCTATGTCTTTTGATTGTTATCATGGATGCCACAGCTGGGATTCTTGGCATAGAGGCTGAAATTGCTCAAAACAAG GTTAAACACTTGAGATTGTGGATATTTGAGTGTAGAGATCCAAGCCATAAGGCCTTCATGCTTGGTTTAGGGGCAACAGTACTTTTGGCTTTAGCCCATGTTATAGCCAATTTGCTAGGTGGCTGCAATTGTCTTTGTTCTCAAGAGCTTCAAAAGTCTTCACCCAATAGACAACTCTCAATGGCTTGCCTCATTTTAACATG GATTGTTTTGGCTGTTGGATTGAGCATGTTAGTGATAGGGACTACATCAAACAACAAATCAAGGGGTTCTTGTGGTTTCACACACCATCACTTTCTATCCATTGGTGggattttgtgttttgttcatGGCCTATTTTCTGTTGCTTATTACGTTTCTGCCACTGCCTCTTAA